Proteins co-encoded in one Vibrio aquimaris genomic window:
- a CDS encoding ATP-binding protein, with protein MFKFDKKNGMHLFSVFLIVGASVFMLASFLFIQHQARETAQILINESLKVKFVAIERYVFEFFKLHEQRLERVTSHPVVKGATLEGISNNEAFSDQLALIKGTGASAHVNIYDFSGGVIYQENSFPQVVENFIASGVKTESLMESVSYSLFKSDGRDFLLLTSPVLYNGYAEGLGTYITPVAESHFFESLGTDNMHWFGIAQDRLNWQMSPPNTWQVDRFPIEGTELSLLYSVSPQLVSDAESNLTQSLVVGMAIAISISLLVMFAFGRQVLVSPFRTLAESENQLYEQSIELKAREAESAQLARVVKYMRDAVVITDLDTRMTWVNGAFVRLTGYSQAYLMGKKPGDLLQGDKTDKETTRKIRNAIDRRTSGFFELVNYSKDGQAYWIEIALTPLYTKDGQVEGFMAVERDITQRVELEASLKVKAVEAEAANIAKSQFLAAMSHELRTPMNAILGVGELLSNTPLNEEQHEYVDTFVASGKHMLNVLNDILDFSKIEAGKLELEQRDFHLKELVERLERLYQPLCLDKDLEFSCEYFQPCEKALRADETRLSQILQNLLSNAVKFTEQGTVGLSVSLIEKESQGELTIQVSDTGIGISKEKHSAIFDPFSQAEGDTTRRFGGTGLGLSITKHIVKAMKGTIELSSVMGKGSQFTIVLPVALTNMLAEKVTEQAVPEFDGTGLCALIAEDTRVNAVVLGKFLANKGFEYEVVENGLLAVERVQQRHFDCVLMDNHMPGMDGIEAAKTISSLNLDNPPIIIGCTADAFEHTRQKMISEGCTDVITKPVSSEKLNKVFHATLTPNSANSAKQA; from the coding sequence ATGTTTAAATTTGATAAGAAAAATGGAATGCACCTCTTTAGTGTATTTCTTATTGTTGGGGCCTCTGTATTTATGCTCGCTAGCTTTTTATTCATCCAACATCAAGCCCGTGAAACGGCTCAGATACTTATCAATGAGAGTTTGAAAGTAAAATTTGTTGCCATAGAACGTTATGTTTTTGAGTTCTTTAAGTTGCATGAGCAAAGATTAGAACGTGTTACTTCTCACCCTGTAGTGAAGGGAGCGACATTGGAAGGAATATCGAATAATGAGGCCTTTTCTGATCAGCTGGCCTTAATCAAAGGTACTGGTGCAAGCGCGCACGTCAATATCTATGACTTTTCTGGAGGTGTGATTTACCAAGAAAATAGCTTTCCTCAAGTTGTTGAAAACTTTATTGCTTCTGGTGTAAAGACTGAAAGCCTTATGGAAAGTGTGTCTTATTCTTTATTTAAAAGTGATGGGCGTGATTTCCTGCTACTTACGTCACCTGTTTTGTATAATGGTTATGCTGAAGGTTTAGGAACTTATATAACGCCGGTCGCCGAAAGTCATTTCTTTGAAAGTCTGGGCACAGACAATATGCATTGGTTTGGTATTGCTCAAGACAGGTTGAATTGGCAGATGAGCCCACCCAATACTTGGCAAGTTGATAGGTTTCCAATTGAAGGAACCGAACTTTCCTTGCTTTATTCTGTCTCCCCACAGTTAGTGAGTGATGCCGAATCCAATCTGACTCAAAGCCTTGTCGTTGGTATGGCAATTGCCATAAGTATTTCATTATTGGTGATGTTTGCATTTGGTCGACAGGTATTGGTTTCACCATTTCGAACTTTAGCCGAGTCGGAGAATCAACTTTATGAACAGTCGATCGAGTTAAAAGCGAGAGAAGCAGAATCTGCTCAGCTTGCTCGTGTTGTTAAGTACATGCGAGATGCTGTCGTAATCACTGATTTAGACACCAGAATGACTTGGGTTAATGGTGCGTTTGTACGATTAACTGGTTACTCGCAAGCTTACTTAATGGGTAAAAAACCCGGTGATTTGTTACAAGGTGATAAAACGGATAAAGAAACGACTCGTAAAATACGTAACGCCATCGATCGCCGCACATCAGGCTTTTTCGAATTGGTCAATTATAGTAAAGACGGTCAGGCTTATTGGATCGAAATCGCTTTGACGCCCCTATATACAAAAGATGGTCAGGTTGAGGGATTTATGGCGGTTGAACGTGATATTACCCAGCGGGTGGAATTGGAAGCTTCTTTAAAAGTTAAAGCGGTTGAAGCCGAAGCTGCTAATATCGCTAAGTCACAATTTCTAGCGGCGATGAGTCATGAGCTAAGGACACCAATGAACGCCATATTAGGTGTGGGTGAATTGCTCAGTAACACTCCACTTAACGAGGAGCAGCATGAGTATGTCGATACGTTTGTGGCTTCAGGTAAGCACATGCTCAATGTACTGAATGACATTCTCGACTTCTCTAAAATTGAAGCAGGCAAGCTTGAACTCGAACAAAGAGATTTCCATCTTAAAGAACTAGTGGAACGACTAGAAAGATTGTATCAGCCGCTTTGTTTAGACAAGGATCTCGAATTTTCATGCGAATATTTTCAACCTTGCGAGAAAGCTTTGAGAGCAGATGAGACTCGCCTCTCCCAAATTTTACAGAACTTATTAAGTAACGCAGTGAAGTTTACTGAGCAGGGAACGGTCGGTCTGTCTGTTTCACTGATCGAAAAAGAAAGCCAAGGTGAGTTGACGATACAAGTGTCAGATACGGGTATTGGTATCAGCAAAGAGAAACATTCGGCGATATTTGACCCATTTTCTCAGGCCGAAGGCGACACGACCAGACGGTTTGGTGGTACAGGGCTTGGCCTTTCTATTACTAAACATATAGTGAAGGCTATGAAGGGAACCATTGAGCTGAGCAGTGTCATGGGTAAAGGTAGTCAGTTTACGATTGTGTTACCTGTTGCTTTAACCAATATGTTGGCTGAGAAAGTAACAGAGCAGGCTGTACCAGAATTTGATGGTACCGGATTATGCGCCCTTATTGCCGAAGATACGCGTGTAAATGCGGTGGTATTGGGAAAATTTCTTGCCAACAAAGGCTTTGAATATGAAGTGGTTGAAAATGGCCTACTCGCCGTTGAACGAGTTCAGCAGCGCCACTTTGACTGTGTGTTAATGGACAACCATATGCCAGGAATGGATGGGATAGAAGCGGCCAAAACCATATCTTCACTAAACTTAGATAATCCACCGATTATCATAGGGTGTACTGCCGATGCGTTCGAGCATACACGTCAGAAAATGATTTCAGAAGGCTGCACGGACGTTATTACCAAACCAGTCAGCTCTGAAAAACTTAATAAAGTTTTTCACGCTACGCTTACCCCTAATAGCGCCAATTCAGCTAAGCAGGCATAG
- a CDS encoding glutaredoxin family protein has protein sequence MKRLVLYVKDKCPHCKEAQRYLDAKGYQYRLTNAKMQRGRKELDAIGARSLPVLKIGDRYMVGWNPSNFEKMYRG, from the coding sequence ATGAAACGACTTGTCCTGTATGTCAAAGACAAATGCCCGCATTGCAAAGAAGCGCAGCGTTATCTTGACGCCAAGGGCTATCAATACCGTTTAACCAATGCCAAAATGCAGCGCGGCCGCAAAGAGCTCGACGCTATTGGTGCACGCTCTCTGCCGGTGCTAAAGATTGGTGACCGCTATATGGTTGGCTGGAACCCGAGTAATTTTGAGAAGATGTACCGAGGCTAA
- a CDS encoding M48 metallopeptidase family protein, translated as MEPALRYIQGYPEHIITPVTKMYQDGRLAAWFNQRYPDQHTIKSEKALFDYTMAIKNRYMKKTALLRKVTYDNKIHLINNALGLHTYVAKVHGGKIKSNNEIKIASVFKQAPEPLLRMLVVHELAHLKEKEHNKAFYQLCCHMEPDYHQLELDARLFMIVKDLTDSK; from the coding sequence ATGGAACCCGCGCTTCGCTATATCCAAGGCTATCCAGAACATATTATTACCCCAGTGACAAAAATGTACCAAGATGGGCGCTTGGCAGCTTGGTTTAACCAGCGTTATCCTGACCAACATACGATTAAAAGTGAGAAAGCGCTATTTGATTACACCATGGCGATTAAAAATCGCTATATGAAAAAGACCGCGCTGCTTAGAAAAGTGACTTACGATAACAAAATACACCTGATCAATAATGCGTTAGGGTTACACACTTATGTAGCGAAAGTACATGGTGGAAAAATCAAATCCAACAATGAAATAAAAATCGCCAGTGTGTTTAAACAAGCGCCAGAACCATTATTAAGAATGTTGGTTGTCCATGAGCTGGCTCACCTTAAAGAAAAAGAGCATAACAAGGCGTTCTATCAGCTTTGCTGCCATATGGAGCCTGATTATCACCAATTGGAGCTAGATGCACGCTTGTTTATGATAGTGAAAGATCTAACCGATTCGAAATAA
- the pilW gene encoding type IV pilus biogenesis/stability protein PilW, giving the protein MRVFIILASLLSTACATSPSSDSLDSTQRLKADARITLGMNYMQRSHMVKAKQNFQMALEHAPKYYRSHIALARYFDTVSDYEKAHKWYKSALRSEPNNGQVLNDYGSFLCKRSQFKLAQMQFTKAEALDDYYHIADVYENSALCWLKEGKPEQAIIHFRHTLARDPNRPQTLLNLAKLEIEHGELNQALKHLDHFTTTFGQHPLSIALFKTLEEKQSKTN; this is encoded by the coding sequence ATGCGCGTTTTTATTATCTTGGCTAGCTTGCTTTCAACTGCCTGCGCCACTTCACCAAGCAGCGATAGCCTAGACTCGACTCAAAGACTTAAGGCCGATGCCAGAATTACACTTGGGATGAACTATATGCAGCGAAGTCATATGGTGAAGGCCAAACAAAATTTTCAGATGGCGCTTGAGCATGCCCCAAAGTATTATCGCTCACACATTGCGCTGGCACGTTATTTTGATACTGTCTCTGATTATGAAAAAGCGCATAAGTGGTATAAAAGCGCGCTACGCAGTGAACCAAACAATGGCCAAGTGCTTAATGATTACGGCAGTTTTCTTTGTAAACGCTCGCAATTTAAGCTGGCTCAAATGCAATTCACAAAGGCGGAGGCACTAGACGACTATTATCACATTGCCGATGTTTATGAAAACTCAGCTCTATGTTGGTTAAAAGAGGGCAAACCGGAACAAGCTATCATCCACTTTCGCCACACCCTTGCCCGCGATCCTAATCGGCCACAAACTCTGTTAAATCTGGCGAAACTGGAAATAGAGCACGGGGAGCTTAACCAAGCATTAAAACATCTGGACCACTTCACTACTACATTTGGTCAACATCCGCTTTCGATAGCGCTTTTCAAGACTCTGGAAGAAAAACAGTCTAAGACAAACTAG
- a CDS encoding alpha/beta fold hydrolase — translation MRKQVVCATIVSFLAGLSMKSSLASELDTETHYTEEGIAYVELGNPSSDYRLIFIHGSPGSKEGYQNYLSDPWLLDHAQLISVDRIGYGQSPNRLETKISQQSKYLQPLLASDKKNILVGHSLGGPIALSLALQMPELVNGLVFVAPAFDPELETPKWYNILADTWLIGLFLNQNWSMSNGEMMTLADELSLLSAKNWQLLDNMPVTLIHGDQDTIADPNNSKFAMHHLSGKLKKLVQVEGEGHFILWKSPAKIVAEIKHMIEVMPET, via the coding sequence GTGAGAAAACAAGTGGTTTGCGCGACTATTGTTAGCTTTCTGGCTGGGCTTTCGATGAAATCTTCTCTGGCTTCTGAGCTAGATACAGAAACGCACTATACCGAAGAGGGCATTGCTTATGTTGAACTGGGCAATCCATCAAGTGACTATCGCTTGATTTTTATTCATGGCTCTCCTGGCAGTAAAGAAGGGTATCAAAACTATTTATCTGATCCTTGGCTTTTAGATCATGCGCAATTGATATCTGTGGACCGAATAGGCTATGGTCAATCTCCTAATCGTCTCGAAACGAAAATTAGTCAGCAGTCGAAATATCTTCAGCCACTGCTTGCGAGTGACAAAAAGAATATTCTGGTAGGTCATTCTCTTGGTGGACCAATAGCACTTTCGTTGGCCCTGCAAATGCCCGAATTAGTTAATGGCTTGGTGTTTGTTGCCCCAGCTTTTGACCCAGAACTAGAAACGCCCAAATGGTATAACATACTCGCTGATACTTGGTTAATCGGTCTGTTTTTGAATCAAAACTGGTCTATGTCGAATGGTGAAATGATGACTCTTGCCGATGAATTATCATTATTGAGTGCTAAAAACTGGCAGCTTTTAGATAACATGCCCGTGACGCTGATCCATGGTGACCAAGATACCATTGCGGACCCAAACAACTCAAAGTTTGCCATGCATCACTTATCTGGAAAGTTAAAGAAACTGGTTCAAGTTGAAGGTGAAGGGCACTTTATCTTATGGAAGAGTCCAGCCAAGATCGTCGCTGAAATTAAACACATGATAGAAGTAATGCCAGAAACTTAA